Within the Oryctolagus cuniculus chromosome 19, mOryCun1.1, whole genome shotgun sequence genome, the region CCGGCCGGTTCTGCAGAGAGGCGGGAGGCTGGGTCGGGCGGGGGCgatggggccgggggtggggtcaCCCACCCTACAGGTCTCTGCCGTGGATGCGGTTGCCTTGGCAACGGGGCTCGGGTGGGGGCACTTCTCCAATGAGGTGCTCTCAGTCCGGGTGACGGTTGCCTAGGCAACCCCACGAACAGCCCAGCTTCCCCCTCTAGTCTCCCCCCCACCACTGTCGaagctgggggtgtgtgtgtggagggtgtgCGGCGTGTGGGGGTGAATTTAAAGAGGCACCGCCCCTTTTAAAATTAGGTGCTTGGAGGGCGGTGCCTGTGCAGGCTGGGGCGGACGCCAGGTCTGTTTTCTAAGGGACTctttcccccccaacctccacccccccccccagttcctGCCGCGGGTGTCCCGCCCGGGCCGCTGTCCGAGGGAGGGGTTTCCCCTGCGTTTCCTCTTGCACTTCCCGCTCCGTTTCCGGGGGGTGGGAGGAAGATTGGGGAAGTGGGTTAGTCCCCCCGCAACGTCTGTCCTGTGCCGGGGACCCCGCTCCGGCTGGGGCGGGGAACGcggccgccgcccctccccctcccggtgCTTACCCCTTCCGGgccgccctcccaccccgcctTTCCCCCTTCTTCCTCGGCGGCGGCCTTGGAGCTGACGTCAGCCCTGCATCCCCCAGGCCTCGGGCCAgcggccaggagctgcctcccccagcccccgtcCCGCGGCCCCCAGCCGCCCCCAACCCCGCCCCACGGGCCCGCCGCCATGAGTGAgctggagcaactgagacaggaGGCCGAGCAGCTCCGGAACCAGATCCGGGTGAGGGCCTGGCCGGCTGGGATGGGGAGGCTGAACAGGCAGGGTGGAGCGGCCTGTGGGTGCTGCTGCCAGTGCCTGGGGCGGGCTGGGGAGAGTttctggggcggggaggggtcccTGATGGCTCAGTGTCACCTGCTCCCTCTTGCctcctgttttctttcctcttttgcctcggccctcccccactcctcctcTCATGCTGCTTTCTGGTTCTGCCCGTCTTGCAGGATGCGCGGAAAGCATGTGGGGACTCGACACTGACCCAGGTGAGGTGactctggggctggctggggccggGGTGGGAGGTCCGAGGCCTGCTGCTCCGtgggcttctgcctgggcctCCCTGAGCCTGTCCCCTCCACCTTCAGATCACGGCTGGGCTGGACCCAGTGGGGAGAATCCAGATGAGGACACGGAGGACCCTCCGTGGACACCTGGCAAAAATCTATGCCATGCACTGGGGGACGGactcaaggtgtgtgtgtgtgtggtcggACTGCAGCTCTGGGCTGAGCCTGGTGCTCCAGGGCTCGGGGCGGGGGTATCTGTAGGGGTCAGCCCCAAAGGTCTGATGGGAGCAAGAGGGGGTGTATGGGAAAACCGTGGCGAACAGGGCCATAGGAACAGGGGTGTGCGGGCTTCTTGTCTCAGAAGGGACCCCCCCCCTTTCCATGGGAGGGCCAGGGTGAGGCTGTTCTCTCCAGAGGAGGGCTTCacactctgccctctgcccccaccagGCTGCTGGTCAGCGCCTCCCAGGACGGGAAGCTCATCATCTGGGACAGCTACACCACCAACAAGGTAGAGGGAgcgggagcaggggtggggctgggctgcagggccttggccttggccttggcggGTTCTGACGGGGCCCTGCCCCCCTCCTCAGGTCCACGCCATCCCGCTGCGCTCCTCCTGGGTCATGACCTGTGCCTACGCACCCTCAGGGAACTTTGTGGCCTGCGGGGGTCTGGACAACATCTGCTCCATCTATAGCCTCAAGACCCGAGAGGGCAACGTCAGGGTCAGCCGGGAGCTGCCTGGCCACACTGGTGAGAGGGGCCTGGCTGGGCACaggcgctgggggtggggggttgtgcCGCGGTTCCTATTAAGACCTGGCTGACTGCCCTTCTCCCCAGGGTACCTGTCTTGCTGCCGATTCCTGGATGACAACCAAATCATCACCAGCTCTGGGGATACCACCTGGTGAGGCCCCGCCAGGGGGAGGCAGTCTGGGCCGAGCCACCTGTCCTGCCTTGGTGCCCACGTCGGTGCTTGGCAGGCAGGTGCACCCTGGGCGAGTGAGGCTGTCCAAGCAACtagccctgcccctgctggtggGCCCCCCGGGTGCCAGCCCCCCCACCAGAGGCTCCCAGGCCCTTCCAGAGCCCTCTCGCAGGCACGAGTCTgatccctttctcctcctctcccctctccagtgCCCTGTGGGACATTGAGACAGGTCAGCAGACCGTGGGTTTCGCTGGACACAGTGGGGATGTGATGTCCCTGTCCCTGGCCCCCGATGGCCGCACCTTTGTGTCAGGCGCCTGCGACGCCTCCATCAAGCTGTGGGACGTGAGGGACTCCATGTGCCGACAGACCTTCATTGGCCACGAGTCTGACATCAACGCCGTGGCTGTAagtcctggcccctccctcccagaccctggcccccccaccccaccgagcctcacacacacacacacataccctggCCTGTTGTCTACAGTTCTTCCCCAATGGCTATGCCTTCACCACGGGCTCCGACGATGCCACGTGCCGCCTTTTTGACCTGCGGGCCGACCAGGAGCTCCTCATGTATTCCCACGACAACATCATCTGTGGCATCACCTCCGTCGCCTTCTCACGCAGCGGCCGGCTGCTGCTCGCCGGCTACGATGACTTCAACTGCAACATCTGGGATGCTATGAAGGGTGACCGCGCAGGTGAGGCTGGGTGCTGAGGCCAGCTGCGCGGGGGGTCCCGGCTGCAGACCTGACGCCCCTCTCCTTCCCAGGTGTCCTTGCCGGCCACGACAACCGAGTGAGCTGCCTTGGGGTCACCGACGATGGCATGGCTGTGGCTACAGGCTCCTGGGACTCCTTCCTCAAAATCTGGAACTAACTGCCCCAAccccagctgggcccaggccgGGAGGGGCCCTGCCCACGCCCACACTACAGGCCGGGAGCTCTGGGGCTGGGTACACGATGAGCCTCCCTCCCCGGGCCACggggccttgggtccctgctccctcaCCCAGGTTTGGTTCCTCCCGGGGCCCCCCACTGCAGAGATAAAGATGGGGATGGaatgggggagaggaggggcagagagcccGCATCCTTTTGCTGCCCTGGGGTCAGGGCCTCACCCCTCTGGAGGGCCAGAGGCAGGGGGTGGAAACCCTAGGGGCTGGCTTTTTTAAAactggttttattttaatttttattatattttcagtttttccataaAGGAACCAATTCCAACTCTGTACATGTGTCTTCCTCATTTGTCTCTGCCACCTCCGGGCAGTCagctgggggtgcagggtccaacaAGCAGCAGGCTCAGCAGGTAAACCTCACTCGTCCTCAGCACAGGCTAAGTCAGAGGTAAGGGAGGTTCTTTGGAAAGGCAGGCACATCCTGTTCACTGTTCCCTCCCAAGCGCCTGTTGTACACAGGGCTGGACtgcagccagaactccatccggatctcccccatgggtggcagaggcccaagtgcttgagccgtcacctgctgcctcccagggtgtgcattagtaagaagctggaatctcaAGTGGTGCTGAGACTCAGACCCTGGCCCCAGGCCGGGCTTTTTTaatattcacttgagaggcagaggcagagaggtctgccatccgctggttcactcctcaaatggccacaagggccagagctgggccaacccaaagtcaggatccaggagtttccccccggatgcagggacccaaggacttgggccatcttctactgctttccagtagaaggccgtggcagagagctggatcggaaatggagcagctgggacttgaactggtacccatatgggatgctggcaccccaggctgcTGCTTGACTGCACGGTTGTCTCCCTTAGGGAGCTCATCTGCGGTCCCTGCCTGGGTTCTTTAACCAGCTCCCTGTCCCTTCCCCAAATAAGACAGCAGCTCAGGCATACGAGGAGAACACACACCGAGTTTTATTGGGAGAAAGGGGTATTTACAGGGGCAGGTAAAGGAAAAGGGGGTCACACAGGGTGGAAGTGGGGGATACTGGGGACAAGGCAGACGAGGGAATAACAGGTAGAGCCCTGCCCCAACCCGAACCCCTGCAGGGtgggggagcagccagggcccaggaagaCGGGCTAGGAAAGGCCAGCAGGGGGGTCTGAGCCCTTGGGCTGGGGCGCTCAGGGCTTGTAAACATTGACCACTCTCAGAAGGGGATAGGGGTGGGAGAGGGCTCCCCCTATACTTCCTCACAGGGTTAAGGCCTCTCCAGGCTCAGGGGCCCCCTAAGTTCAAAGTCTCTTTAGCTGAGGGGGGAAGGggcaggaagagacaggaagagccCCCCCTTCCCCTGCATtggctgtggcaggggcaggggcgttACATTCAGTCACAACAGGAGTCTCCTCCCACACCTCTAAGCCACCGCACATAGGCCAGAGGGCAGTGGGAGCTGGGGGGCCAGCAGCAGCAAGACATTTTTCCCCCTGGCCCGTCACCCCCTTATTGCTTTAGAGAGAATATTGTCTTTTCACAGACGCTAACACTGTCGAGACCagggcgcagcaggtggaggggccctTCCACCCCGAGGCCAGCTTTGTCCCCCAACACTGACCCGGCTgccactttggtgcaaaaaaaaaaaaaagaaagaaaaagaaaagccgtCTCACTGAGGAGAGATGGGAGAAGAGCCCGGGGCAg harbors:
- the GNB2 gene encoding guanine nucleotide-binding protein G(I)/G(S)/G(T) subunit beta-2, translating into MSELEQLRQEAEQLRNQIRDARKACGDSTLTQITAGLDPVGRIQMRTRRTLRGHLAKIYAMHWGTDSRLLVSASQDGKLIIWDSYTTNKVHAIPLRSSWVMTCAYAPSGNFVACGGLDNICSIYSLKTREGNVRVSRELPGHTGYLSCCRFLDDNQIITSSGDTTCALWDIETGQQTVGFAGHSGDVMSLSLAPDGRTFVSGACDASIKLWDVRDSMCRQTFIGHESDINAVAFFPNGYAFTTGSDDATCRLFDLRADQELLMYSHDNIICGITSVAFSRSGRLLLAGYDDFNCNIWDAMKGDRAGVLAGHDNRVSCLGVTDDGMAVATGSWDSFLKIWN